One window of the Trifolium pratense cultivar HEN17-A07 linkage group LG2, ARS_RC_1.1, whole genome shotgun sequence genome contains the following:
- the LOC123907926 gene encoding pentatricopeptide repeat-containing protein At3g60050-like — translation MNSITLLGHRMVHKIYQCLNITRKLCDQPFHVVDDEVVRNGFELVEEPLKKMFLGSFENVDLNNNEENGFGYNQRRFLGRDGLLGNVGRIDFERENGDLNDEDNSFGCGQRRFSVRDCLLRNVRINVERILEVLRKDELDFDFKLALDELNIRPTWILVREVLYAVLREVNCDNKSSIARLAYKFFVWCDQKKGYCHTVNSYNLIMQIFAKCEDFKAMWRLVDVMIEKGFPATARTFNILICASGEAGFAMNLVVRFIKSRSFNFRSSIHSYNAILHCLLVLNRYTLIEWVYGQMLSEEDFSSDVLTYNILMLAKYRLGKMNQFHTLLYEMERRGLSPDFHTYNILLHVLGRGDKPLASVDLLNRMRETGIEPTVLHFTTLIDGLSRSGNMDACKYFFDEMVRIGCMPDVVAYTVMITGYVVACEFEKAQEMFDEMIYRGQIPNVFTYNSMIHGFCMAGKFDEACSMLKEMETKGCSPNFVVYRTLVSNLRNAGKLSRARKVLRQMMEKGRNVHHLPKLRAKRYRK, via the coding sequence ATGAATTCAATAACCCTCTTAGGTCATAGGATGGTTCATAAAATTTATCAATGTTTGAATATTACACGGAAGTTATGTGATCAACCGTTTCATGTTGTTGATGACGAGGTTGTTAGGAATGGGTTTGAATTGGTTGAGGAGCCtttgaaaaaaatgtttctAGGTTCATTTGAAAATGTTGATTTGAATAATAATGAGGAAAATGGTTTTGGTTACAATCAAAGACGGTTTTTAGGTAGAGATGGTTTGTTAGGAAATGTTGGGAGGATCGATTTCGAGAGGGAAAATGGGGATTTGAATGATGAGGATAATAGTTTTGGATGCGGTCAAAGGAGGTTTTCTGTTAGAGATTGTTTGTTACGAAATGTTAGGATTAATGTTGAGAGGATTCTTGAGGTTCTTCGAAAAGATGAGTTAGATTTTGATTTTAAGTTGGCTTTAGATGAGTTGAATATAAGGCCGACGTGGATTTTGGTTAGAGAGGTTTTGTATGCGGTGTTGAGAGAGGTGAATTGTGATAACAAGAGTAGTATTGCAAGATTGGCTTATAAGTTCTTTGTCTGGTGTGATCAGAAGAAAGGTTATTGCCATACTGTTAATTCTTATAACTTGATTATGCAGATATTTGCCAAGTGTGAGGATTTTAAGGCAATGTGGAGACTTGTTGATGTGATGATTGAGAAGGGTTTCCCTGCCACGGCTCGCACTTTCAATATTTTGATTTGCGCTAGCGGTGAGGCGGGTTTCGCTATGAATTTGGTTGTGAGGTTTATAAAGTCAAGGTCTTTTAACTTTCGATCTTCTATACATTCTTATAATGCAATTCTACATTGTCTTCTTGTGTTGAATCGGTACACGTTGATTGAGTGGGTTTATGGACAGATGTTGTCTGAGGAAGATTTTTCATCAGATGTTTTGACATATAATATTCTCATGCTTGCGAAGTACAGACTTGGGAAGATGAATCAGTTTCACACATTGCTTTATGAGATGGAAAGAAGAGGCCTTTCTCCGGATTTTCATACTTATAATATACTTCTACATGTTCTTGGTAGAGGAGATAAGCCACTTGCTTCCGTTGATCTTTTGAATCGCATGAGAGAAACAGGTATAGAACCAACTGTTCTTCATTTCACAACGCTCATAGATGGACTGAGTAGATCAGGAAATATGGATGCttgcaaatatttttttgatgaaatggTGAGGATCGGCTGCATGCCAGATGTGGTAGCATACACTGTAATGATCACCGGATATGTGGTGGCTTGTGAATTCGAGAAAGCTCAGGAAATGTTTGATGAGATGATTTATAGAGGACAAATCCCAAATGTATTTACCTACAATTCCATGATTCATGGATTTTGTATGGCCGGAAAGTTTGACGAAGCATGCTCAATGCTTAAGGAAATGGAGACCAAAGGTTGCAGTCCAAATTTTGTTGTCTATAGGACATTAGTGAGTAACCTACGGAATGCTGGAAAGCTTTCTAGAGCTCGAAAGGTGTTACGGCAGATGATGGAGAAGGGAAGGAATGTCCATCATCTTCCCAAGTTAAGAGCGAAACGATATAGGAAATGA
- the LOC123904822 gene encoding pentatricopeptide repeat-containing protein At1g55630-like, with product MAWMSGINGDGTGTKWAFLIAASRVFSNYRHQADMLSEEDFSSDVLTYNIVMLAKYSLGKMNLFHRLLYVMERSGLSPDFHTYNILLHVLGRGDKPLASVDLLNHMRERGIEPTIGCMPDVVAYTVMITGYVVACEFEKSQEMFDEMISRGQIPNVFTYNSMIRGFCMVGKFDEACSKLTEMETKGCSPNFVVYRTLVSNLRNAGKLSRARKVLRQMMEKGRNVHQLPKLRAKRYKK from the exons ATGGCGTGGATGAGTGGCATAAATGGTGATGGGACAGGAACCAAATGGGCTTTCCTAATTGCTGCTTCAAGAGTATTTTCAAATTATAGACATCAAGCTGAT ATGTTGTCTGAGGAAGATTTTTCATCGGATGTTTTGACATATAATATTGTCATGCTTGCGAAGTACAGTCTTGGGAAGATGAATCTGTTTCACAGATTGCTTTATGTGATGGAAAGAAGCGGCCTTTCTCCGGATTTTCATACTTATAATATACTTCTACATGTTCTTGGTAGAGGGGATAAGCCACTTGCTTCCGTTGATCTTTTGAATCACATGAGAGAAAGAGGTATAGAACCAACT ATTGGCTGCATGCCAGATGTGGTAGCATACACTGTAATGATCACCGGATATGTGGTGGCTTGTGAATTCGAGAAATCTCAGGAAATGTTTGATGAGATGATTTCTAGAGGACAAATTCCAAATGTATTTACCTATAATTCCATGATTCGTGGATTTTGTATGGTGGGAAAGTTTGACGAAGCATGCTCAAAGCTTACGGAAATGGAGACCAAAGGTTGTAGTCCAAATTTTGTTGTCTATAGGACATTAGTGAGTAATCTACGGAATGCTGGAAAGCTTTCTAGAGCTCGAAAAGTGTTACGGCAGATGATGGAGAAGGGAAGGAATGTCCATCAACTTCCCAAGTTAAGAGCGAAACGATATAAGAAATGA
- the LOC123908599 gene encoding heavy metal-associated isoprenylated plant protein 39-like has translation MAQKVVLKVLTMTDDKTKQKAIEAAADIYGVDSIVADVKEQKLTVIGSMDTVKIVKKLKKVGKVDIVSVGPAKEEKKEEKKEEKKEEKKEEKKEEKKEEKKEEKKEDKK, from the exons ATGGCTCAG AAGGTTGTGTTAAAGGTATTAACTATGACTGATGACAAAACAAAGCAAAAAGCCATAGAAGCAGCTGCAGATATCTATg GGGTTGATTCAATTGTTGCAGATGTAAAGGAACAGAAATTGACTGTGATTGGTTCAATGGATACAGTGAAAATAGTGAAAAAGCTGAAGAAAGTAGGAAAAGTAGATATTGTTTCTGTTGGACCtgcaaaagaagaaaagaaagaagaaaagaaagaagagaaaaaggaagagaaaaaagaagagaaaaaggaagaaaagaaagaagagaagaaagaggaaaagaaagaagacaagaaataa